The following proteins come from a genomic window of Corynebacterium falsenii:
- a CDS encoding CTP synthase yields the protein MSNHRGEHKTKFIFVTGGVASSLGKGLTAASLGQLLSSRGLRVTMQKLDPYLNVDPGTMNPFEHGEVFVTEDGAETDLDLGHYERFLDRNLSAAGNVTTGKVYSNVIAKERRGEYLGKTVQVIPHITDEIKASVLAMALPDAEGIVPDVVISEVGGTVGDIESQPFLEAARQVRHEVGRENIAFIHVSLVPYLAPSGELKTKPTQHSVAALRNIGIVPDALVLRADREVPQAMKEKIALMCDVDEEGVVSCPDAASIYDIPKVLHSQHLDNYVIRRLNLPFRDVDWTTWGALLESVHNPKGEVTIGIVGKYIDLPDAYLSVAEAIRAGGFGANVRAKVKWVASDDCETPESAAEALKDVDGVVIPGGFGIRGIEGKIGAITYAREHKLPLLGICLGLQCIVIEAARNAGLTDASSTEFDPDAATPVISTMEEQKEAVSGKADLGGTMRLGSYPATLKPDSLVAKLYGREDVTERHRHRYEVNNAYRDAITEGSQLQFSGTSPDGQLVEFVEYPTDVHPYFVATQAHPEYKSRPTRSHPLFQGLMDAALEHQAAR from the coding sequence TTGTCCAACCACCGTGGAGAACACAAGACCAAGTTTATTTTCGTCACGGGCGGCGTAGCGTCCTCCCTGGGAAAGGGACTGACCGCAGCGAGCCTCGGCCAGCTGCTGTCCTCGCGGGGACTGCGGGTGACCATGCAGAAGCTGGATCCCTACCTCAATGTGGATCCCGGCACCATGAACCCCTTCGAGCACGGCGAGGTTTTCGTCACCGAGGACGGCGCCGAGACTGACCTAGATCTGGGACACTACGAGCGTTTCCTCGACCGCAACCTGTCGGCCGCAGGTAACGTGACCACCGGCAAGGTGTACTCCAACGTCATCGCCAAGGAGCGCCGCGGCGAGTACCTCGGCAAGACCGTGCAGGTCATCCCGCACATCACCGATGAGATCAAGGCATCCGTGCTGGCCATGGCCCTTCCGGACGCCGAGGGCATTGTCCCCGATGTCGTCATTTCCGAGGTCGGCGGCACCGTGGGCGATATTGAGTCCCAGCCGTTCCTTGAGGCCGCCCGCCAGGTGCGCCACGAGGTCGGCCGCGAAAACATCGCCTTCATCCATGTTTCGCTCGTGCCCTACCTCGCACCGTCCGGTGAGCTGAAGACCAAGCCCACCCAGCACTCCGTGGCCGCCCTGCGCAACATCGGTATCGTGCCGGATGCCCTCGTTCTGCGCGCCGACCGCGAGGTCCCGCAGGCCATGAAGGAAAAGATCGCCCTCATGTGTGACGTCGATGAGGAAGGCGTGGTCTCCTGCCCGGATGCGGCCTCCATCTACGACATCCCGAAGGTGCTGCACTCTCAGCACCTGGATAACTACGTGATCCGTCGCCTCAACCTGCCCTTCCGCGATGTGGACTGGACTACCTGGGGCGCACTGCTGGAGTCTGTGCACAACCCCAAGGGTGAGGTCACCATCGGAATCGTCGGTAAGTACATCGATCTTCCCGATGCATACCTGTCCGTGGCGGAGGCCATCCGCGCCGGTGGCTTCGGCGCCAACGTCCGTGCCAAGGTCAAGTGGGTCGCCAGCGACGATTGCGAAACCCCCGAGTCCGCCGCTGAGGCGCTCAAGGATGTCGACGGAGTTGTCATCCCCGGTGGTTTCGGCATCCGCGGCATCGAAGGCAAGATCGGTGCGATCACCTACGCCCGCGAGCACAAGCTGCCGCTGCTCGGCATCTGCCTTGGCCTGCAGTGCATCGTCATTGAGGCCGCCCGCAACGCTGGTCTGACGGATGCCTCGTCGACCGAGTTCGATCCAGACGCCGCCACCCCGGTGATCTCCACCATGGAGGAGCAGAAGGAAGCAGTCTCCGGCAAGGCTGACCTCGGTGGCACCATGCGTCTCGGCTCCTACCCGGCCACCCTCAAGCCCGATTCTCTCGTGGCCAAGCTCTACGGTCGGGAGGACGTCACCGAGCGTCACCGTCACCGCTACGAGGTCAACAACGCCTACCGCGATGCCATCACCGAGGGGTCTCAGCTGCAGTTCAGCGGTACCTCCCCGGACGGCCAGCTCGTGGAGTTCGTGGAGTACCCCACGGACGTGCACCCCTACTTCGTGGCCACCCAGGCGCACCCGGAGTACAAGTCCCGCCCGACCCGCTCGCACCCCCTGTTCCAGGGTCTCATGGACGCGGCCCTGGAGCACCAGGCCGCTCGCTAG
- a CDS encoding NUDIX domain-containing protein, whose product MASHAEDLYRVSDSDILFDGPIIAVRKDTISTPTGSASREIVEHFSAVAIAAVREGRIMMIRQYRHGVGRYLWEIPAGLLDKVGEEPLDAARRELAEEAGVRAKSWALLGDVVTSPGFSEEMCRIYLAENIEDGVGDMELEEPADEEADLERRWVPVEEAIEWVQTGRVENSIAVAAILHLAAGTRREADEPFAYRSGMAARRSSRPGVHPGDDMKKIR is encoded by the coding sequence ATGGCTAGCCACGCAGAAGATCTCTATCGGGTCTCGGACAGCGACATTCTGTTCGACGGCCCGATTATTGCTGTTCGCAAAGACACTATTTCGACGCCCACAGGATCAGCCAGCCGCGAGATCGTGGAACATTTCTCCGCGGTAGCGATCGCCGCAGTGCGTGAGGGGCGGATCATGATGATTCGTCAGTATCGGCACGGCGTGGGTCGCTACCTGTGGGAGATCCCGGCGGGTCTGCTGGACAAAGTGGGGGAGGAACCCCTCGATGCCGCCCGGCGTGAACTCGCCGAGGAAGCGGGCGTGCGCGCCAAGAGCTGGGCGCTGCTGGGTGACGTGGTGACGTCGCCGGGGTTCAGCGAGGAGATGTGCCGCATCTACCTCGCGGAGAATATCGAGGACGGCGTGGGCGATATGGAACTTGAGGAACCCGCCGACGAAGAGGCCGACCTGGAGCGCCGCTGGGTGCCCGTCGAAGAAGCTATCGAGTGGGTGCAGACCGGGCGGGTGGAAAACTCCATCGCCGTGGCAGCGATCCTGCACCTGGCTGCCGGGACGCGGCGGGAGGCCGACGAGCCGTTTGCGTACCGCTCCGGTATGGCCGCACGCCGGTCGTCCCGTCCCGGGGTGCATCCCGGTGACGACATGAAGAAGATCAGGTAG
- a CDS encoding tyrosine recombinase → MTNAANAASTANAASAANSALVRDWITHLRIERGVSPHTISNYTRDITRYCEWLGPTPLGEVTTDTIEKYLIHLQDVRSLSRSSAARHLAAIRGLHAFGVEEKRLKNNVARGVPVPARSASIPKALTVDEVTALIEAIPNGEAATAIQLRDRALVEMLYSTGARITELLDLDVDDVDSDDQTVIVHGKGNKERLVPLGSYALAALEAYVVRARPSLNKKGIAALFVNNRGARMGRQSGFKVVSEAAEAAGLGAVSPHSLRHSFATHLLDGGADVRTVQELLGHVDVSTTQIYTKVTAQHLQSTMAATHPRA, encoded by the coding sequence GTGACCAATGCAGCCAACGCAGCCAGCACGGCTAACGCAGCCAGCGCAGCCAACTCGGCCTTAGTGCGGGACTGGATCACCCACCTCCGGATCGAACGGGGCGTGTCGCCCCACACCATCAGCAACTACACGCGAGACATCACTCGGTACTGCGAATGGCTCGGCCCCACCCCCTTGGGTGAGGTCACCACGGACACCATCGAAAAATACCTCATCCACTTGCAGGACGTCCGCTCACTGTCGCGCAGCTCCGCTGCGCGACACCTCGCGGCGATCCGGGGATTGCATGCTTTTGGCGTCGAAGAAAAAAGGCTAAAAAATAACGTGGCCAGGGGCGTGCCCGTCCCGGCGAGGAGTGCGTCGATCCCCAAGGCCCTCACCGTGGACGAGGTGACCGCGCTCATCGAGGCGATCCCCAACGGCGAGGCCGCCACGGCGATTCAGCTACGCGACCGGGCGCTTGTGGAGATGCTGTATTCGACCGGAGCGCGCATTACGGAACTGCTGGACCTCGACGTCGACGACGTTGATAGCGACGACCAGACCGTCATCGTGCATGGCAAAGGCAACAAGGAACGGCTGGTGCCGCTCGGCTCGTACGCGCTGGCAGCGCTGGAAGCCTACGTGGTGCGGGCGCGGCCGAGCCTCAACAAGAAGGGCATCGCGGCGCTGTTCGTCAACAACCGCGGGGCGCGGATGGGGCGGCAATCCGGGTTCAAAGTGGTGTCGGAGGCGGCCGAGGCGGCGGGGCTGGGGGCGGTATCGCCGCACAGTCTGCGGCACTCGTTCGCCACGCATCTGCTCGACGGCGGGGCGGACGTGCGCACGGTTCAAGAGCTGTTGGGGCACGTGGATGTCTCCACAACACAGATCTATACCAAGGTGACGGCGCAGCATTTGCAGTCCACGATGGCGGCGACTCACCCCCGTGCTTAA
- a CDS encoding ParA family protein has translation MTVSEADALFDKPEQQIGLTGRPLHELPDPEPLDHHGPAAIIAMCNQKGGVGKTTSTINMGAALAAFGRKVLLVDLDPQGALSAGLGIRHDELDVTVYNLLVDNSATILDAIYDSPVDGLDVVPANIDLSAAEIQLVNEVGREQALARALRPVMKDYDFIIVDCQPSLGLLTVNALSCADSVIIPVESEYFSLRGLALLMDTVDKVRDRLNFKLEVLGILVTMFDRRTLHAREVMERLVEAFGDKVFDSVITRTVRFPETSVAGEPINTWAPNSSGAVQYRNLAKEVIERVSRQA, from the coding sequence TTGACAGTGTCAGAAGCAGACGCGTTGTTCGATAAGCCCGAGCAGCAGATTGGACTGACCGGGCGACCGCTCCATGAGCTCCCCGATCCGGAACCGCTGGACCACCACGGCCCCGCGGCCATCATCGCCATGTGCAACCAAAAGGGCGGGGTGGGAAAGACCACCTCAACCATCAATATGGGTGCAGCGCTGGCGGCGTTTGGGCGCAAGGTGCTGCTCGTTGACCTCGACCCGCAGGGTGCGTTGTCGGCAGGTCTGGGGATCCGCCACGACGAACTCGATGTGACCGTCTACAACCTGCTCGTCGACAACTCGGCCACTATTCTCGACGCCATCTACGACAGCCCCGTCGACGGTCTAGACGTGGTGCCGGCGAACATCGACTTGTCGGCGGCCGAGATCCAGCTTGTCAACGAAGTGGGCCGCGAACAGGCTCTGGCGCGGGCGCTGCGGCCGGTGATGAAGGATTACGACTTCATCATCGTGGACTGCCAGCCGTCGCTGGGGCTGCTGACGGTCAACGCTTTGTCGTGTGCGGATTCGGTGATTATCCCGGTGGAGTCGGAGTACTTCTCGCTGCGCGGGTTGGCGCTGCTCATGGACACGGTGGATAAGGTGCGAGACCGGCTGAACTTCAAGCTGGAGGTGCTGGGCATCCTCGTGACGATGTTTGACCGGCGCACGCTGCACGCCCGCGAGGTGATGGAGCGGCTGGTGGAGGCCTTCGGTGATAAGGTCTTCGATTCGGTCATCACCCGGACGGTGCGGTTCCCTGAGACCTCCGTGGCCGGCGAGCCGATCAACACGTGGGCGCCGAATTCCTCCGGTGCGGTGCAGTACCGGAACCTGGCGAAGGAAGTCATCGAGCGCGTATCGCGGCAGGCGTAG
- a CDS encoding segregation and condensation protein A, whose translation MTTEPDHAVQPEITGFRVALANFDGPFDLLLQLINSHKLDITEVALAQVTDEFIAYTRGLSQSAEDLDEVTEFLVVASTLLDLKAARLVPRGEVESEEDLALLETRDLLFARLLQYRAYKKVADMFAEWQRQAARSYPVNLSLEPWQAGLLPPVEIDHDATSFAELAAAVFRPKAEHVETGHIHQVAVSVPEQAGHILNTLKVAGENHWVSFASLVSDCEVNMVIVGRFLALLELYKARAIGIEQPEPLEDMSVAWTGLDVDPAVVAASNWA comes from the coding sequence ATGACAACCGAGCCCGACCACGCCGTGCAGCCCGAGATCACCGGCTTCCGCGTGGCTTTGGCTAACTTCGACGGTCCCTTCGACCTGCTGCTGCAGCTCATCAACTCCCACAAGCTGGACATCACCGAGGTCGCCCTCGCCCAGGTCACGGACGAATTCATCGCCTACACTCGCGGCCTGTCCCAGAGCGCGGAGGACTTGGACGAGGTGACTGAGTTCCTCGTCGTCGCCTCCACGCTGTTGGACCTCAAGGCCGCCCGCCTGGTGCCCCGTGGCGAGGTCGAAAGCGAGGAGGACCTTGCCCTCCTCGAGACCCGAGACCTCCTGTTCGCCCGCCTTTTGCAGTACCGCGCGTACAAGAAGGTCGCGGACATGTTCGCGGAATGGCAGCGCCAGGCCGCTCGCTCGTATCCCGTGAATCTGTCGCTGGAACCCTGGCAAGCTGGTCTGCTTCCTCCGGTGGAGATTGATCACGACGCCACCAGTTTTGCCGAACTCGCCGCCGCAGTCTTCCGGCCCAAAGCGGAGCATGTGGAGACGGGCCACATTCACCAGGTGGCAGTGTCCGTGCCCGAACAGGCAGGTCACATCCTCAATACGCTCAAGGTAGCGGGGGAGAACCACTGGGTGAGCTTCGCGTCGCTGGTCAGTGACTGTGAGGTGAACATGGTCATTGTCGGCCGTTTCCTCGCGTTGCTGGAGCTGTACAAGGCTCGCGCGATCGGCATTGAGCAGCCCGAACCGCTGGAGGACATGTCCGTGGCCTGGACTGGGCTGGACGTTGACCCGGCTGTGGTTGCCGCCTCAAACTGGGCGTAG
- the scpB gene encoding SMC-Scp complex subunit ScpB — protein MTHPDPSTSLPIISTLRSRVESLLLVSDEPVTPEELARVLSTDDSPVSEADARAALTEIADEFDARGSGFELRDNDGAYRLHTRRANSDAVEAKLLDGTQQRLSRAALETLAVVAYRQPVTRSQVAAVRGVNCDGVMRTLALRGLIAVTGEQAGANLYSTTEMFLEQLGIESLSQLPDLAPLLPDVDSIDD, from the coding sequence ATGACTCATCCTGACCCCTCCACCTCGCTGCCGATCATCTCCACGCTGCGCTCCCGGGTGGAGTCCTTGCTGTTGGTCAGCGACGAGCCGGTCACCCCGGAGGAACTCGCGCGCGTGCTCAGCACGGACGATTCTCCGGTCAGTGAAGCGGATGCCCGCGCCGCTCTCACCGAGATCGCCGATGAATTCGACGCCCGCGGCAGCGGCTTCGAACTCCGCGACAACGACGGCGCCTACCGCCTCCACACCCGCCGCGCGAACTCCGATGCCGTTGAGGCGAAGCTCCTCGATGGCACCCAGCAGCGCCTGTCCCGCGCTGCCCTAGAGACTCTGGCTGTTGTGGCGTACCGGCAGCCCGTCACCCGCAGTCAGGTTGCCGCTGTTCGCGGCGTTAATTGCGACGGCGTCATGCGCACCCTTGCCCTCCGCGGCCTGATCGCTGTCACGGGCGAGCAGGCCGGTGCGAACTTGTATTCCACGACCGAGATGTTCCTCGAACAGCTGGGGATTGAGTCGCTGTCGCAGCTCCCGGACCTGGCCCCACTGCTGCCCGACGTCGACAGCATCGACGACTAG
- a CDS encoding pseudouridine synthase, with amino-acid sequence MNKPARRDGTPENIEDIFIPQAKPAKRQHLMPDEAARVQASQGKKDEKDLVRLQKVLASAGVASRRMSEKLIAAGRVEVNGEVVQKMGTRIDPSVDVVRVDGQRIQVNEENVYFALNKPQGVHSTMSDDMGRPCVGDLIGTRLKEGQGLFHVGRLDAATEGLLLLTNDGELANRLMHPRYEITKTYMATVLGEAKRDLIRQLKEGVDLDDGIARADHVQIVDVWQGKSLLKIELHEGRKHIVRRMLKEAGFPVQQLVRTKIHTVQLGEQRPGTIRALNQSELQSLYKAVGL; translated from the coding sequence TTGAATAAACCCGCTCGCCGAGACGGTACACCGGAAAACATCGAAGACATTTTCATCCCCCAAGCCAAGCCCGCCAAGCGTCAGCACCTGATGCCGGATGAGGCTGCGCGTGTTCAGGCGTCGCAGGGGAAGAAGGACGAGAAGGATCTCGTCCGCCTGCAGAAGGTCCTCGCCTCCGCAGGCGTGGCCAGCCGACGCATGAGTGAGAAGCTCATCGCCGCAGGTCGCGTGGAGGTCAACGGGGAAGTGGTGCAGAAAATGGGCACCCGCATCGACCCCAGCGTGGACGTGGTGCGCGTGGACGGCCAACGCATCCAGGTCAACGAGGAGAACGTCTACTTCGCGCTGAACAAGCCGCAGGGCGTGCACTCCACAATGAGCGACGACATGGGCCGCCCCTGCGTGGGCGACCTCATCGGCACGCGCCTGAAGGAGGGGCAGGGGCTGTTCCACGTTGGGCGTCTGGATGCTGCGACCGAAGGACTGCTGCTGCTCACCAACGACGGCGAGCTGGCCAACCGCCTCATGCACCCACGCTACGAGATCACCAAGACCTACATGGCCACCGTGCTCGGCGAGGCGAAGCGCGACCTCATCCGCCAGCTCAAGGAAGGCGTGGACCTCGACGACGGCATCGCCCGCGCCGACCACGTGCAGATCGTGGACGTGTGGCAAGGCAAGTCCCTGCTGAAGATTGAACTGCACGAGGGACGCAAGCACATCGTGCGCCGCATGCTTAAGGAAGCCGGATTCCCGGTGCAGCAACTGGTGCGCACCAAGATCCACACCGTGCAGCTGGGTGAGCAACGCCCCGGCACCATCCGCGCATTGAACCAGTCCGAGTTGCAGAGTTTGTACAAGGCGGTGGGGCTGTAA
- the der gene encoding bifunctional cytidylate kinase/GTPase Der, which yields MTNAIDQLTTATNIPGGGLIIAVDGPSGTGKSTVCRRLAQAADAKYLDTGAMYRVATLHVLRQGITPDAQPSDEQKQQIIEATADLPLQINEDPASTEVILDGEDVSGEIRGREVTAHVSAVSAIPEVRENLVALQRDLADAAGRCVVEGRDIGTVVLPDAPVKAFMTASAEIRAQRRFDQDVAAGRDVNFDAVLADVERRDAADSSRATSPLRPAEDATIIDTGDLTIDEVVETLASLVLDSAEAAGAAGENPAEDLDPLVFRTADGAMIDGEARRGVEYSDDTNEFGDAADDYGDGDDEEYDDIDGKFEDLDAAENFYVENFTDADDFDLLSADDGSTDWDAVEEAFGVLGADEEEREALCTVAIVGRPNVGKSTLVNRFIGRREAVVEDFPGVTRDRISYLGEWTGRRFWVQDTGGWDPDAKGIHGAIARQAETAMATADVIVFVVDTKVGITSTDEVIARKLQRSDVPVILVANKFDSDNQYADMAEFWGLGLGDPFPVSAQHGRGAADVLDTVLKKFPETPRETSIVSGPRRVALVGRPNVGKSSLLNKITGEERSVVDNVAGTTVDPVDSIVELDERTWRFVDTAGIRKKTKTARGHEFYASLRTRAAIDSAEVAVFLVDASEPIAEQDQRVLRMILDSGRALVVAYNKWDLVDEDRRDLLEREIELQLAHVPWARRVNISAKTGRALNKLEPAMIEALDSWDQRISTGQLNTWLRAVIAETPPPMRGGRLPRVLFATQASTKPPVIVLFTTGFLEHGYRRFLERKLREAFGFQGSPVRIAVRVREKKGKRK from the coding sequence ATGACAAACGCGATTGACCAGCTCACCACAGCGACCAACATCCCGGGCGGCGGCCTCATCATCGCCGTGGACGGCCCCAGCGGCACCGGCAAATCCACGGTGTGCCGCAGGCTCGCCCAGGCGGCGGATGCGAAGTACCTCGACACCGGTGCGATGTACCGCGTGGCCACGCTGCATGTGCTGCGCCAGGGCATCACCCCCGATGCGCAGCCGTCCGACGAGCAGAAGCAGCAGATCATCGAAGCCACCGCAGATCTGCCGCTGCAGATTAACGAAGATCCGGCGTCTACGGAGGTGATCCTCGATGGCGAGGACGTCTCCGGGGAGATCCGTGGCAGGGAAGTGACCGCGCACGTCTCGGCCGTCTCGGCGATTCCCGAGGTGCGTGAGAACCTCGTTGCCCTGCAGCGCGACCTCGCCGACGCGGCCGGTCGCTGCGTGGTGGAGGGCCGCGACATCGGCACCGTTGTGCTGCCGGATGCGCCGGTCAAGGCGTTCATGACGGCGTCTGCAGAGATCAGGGCTCAGCGCCGCTTCGATCAGGATGTAGCCGCTGGTCGTGATGTTAATTTCGACGCCGTTCTAGCCGACGTTGAGCGCAGGGATGCCGCTGACTCCTCGCGGGCAACCTCGCCACTGCGGCCTGCGGAGGACGCGACGATTATCGATACCGGTGACCTCACCATCGATGAGGTCGTGGAGACGTTGGCAAGCTTGGTGCTGGACAGCGCCGAGGCTGCTGGCGCCGCAGGGGAGAACCCCGCCGAGGACTTGGACCCGCTCGTCTTCCGCACCGCCGATGGGGCGATGATTGATGGGGAGGCGCGGCGTGGCGTCGAATATAGCGATGACACCAATGAGTTCGGCGACGCCGCCGATGACTACGGCGATGGCGACGACGAAGAGTACGACGACATCGACGGCAAGTTCGAAGACCTCGACGCCGCCGAGAACTTCTACGTAGAAAACTTCACCGACGCCGATGACTTCGACCTGCTCAGTGCAGACGACGGCAGCACCGACTGGGATGCCGTGGAGGAAGCGTTCGGCGTGCTCGGCGCCGACGAGGAAGAGCGCGAGGCCCTGTGCACCGTGGCGATCGTGGGCCGACCGAACGTGGGCAAGTCCACGCTGGTCAACCGCTTCATCGGCCGCCGCGAGGCCGTGGTGGAGGACTTCCCGGGCGTGACCCGTGACCGTATCTCCTACCTCGGCGAGTGGACTGGCCGGCGATTCTGGGTGCAGGACACCGGCGGCTGGGACCCGGACGCCAAGGGCATCCACGGCGCCATCGCCCGCCAGGCCGAAACGGCGATGGCCACCGCCGACGTGATCGTGTTCGTGGTGGACACGAAGGTGGGCATCACCAGCACCGATGAGGTCATCGCTCGGAAGCTGCAACGCAGTGACGTGCCGGTGATCCTCGTGGCCAACAAGTTCGACTCCGACAACCAGTACGCGGACATGGCCGAGTTCTGGGGCCTGGGCCTGGGCGATCCGTTCCCAGTCTCAGCGCAGCACGGACGCGGCGCGGCCGACGTGCTGGATACCGTGCTGAAGAAATTCCCGGAGACTCCGCGCGAGACGTCGATCGTGTCCGGCCCGCGGCGCGTGGCGCTGGTGGGACGGCCGAACGTGGGCAAGTCCTCGCTGCTTAACAAGATCACGGGCGAGGAGCGCTCCGTGGTGGACAACGTGGCCGGCACCACCGTGGACCCCGTGGACTCCATCGTGGAACTCGACGAGCGCACCTGGCGGTTTGTGGACACCGCAGGTATCCGCAAGAAGACGAAGACGGCCCGCGGTCACGAGTTCTACGCGTCGCTGCGCACGCGCGCGGCGATTGACTCGGCCGAAGTTGCGGTCTTTTTGGTCGACGCCAGCGAGCCGATCGCCGAGCAGGATCAGCGAGTGCTGCGCATGATCCTAGACTCCGGGCGGGCCCTGGTGGTGGCCTACAACAAGTGGGACTTGGTGGACGAGGATCGCCGCGATCTGCTGGAGCGCGAGATCGAGCTGCAGCTGGCGCACGTTCCGTGGGCGCGGCGGGTGAATATCTCCGCCAAGACGGGGCGCGCGCTGAATAAGCTGGAGCCGGCGATGATTGAGGCGCTGGATAGCTGGGACCAGCGCATCTCCACGGGCCAGCTGAATACGTGGCTGCGCGCCGTGATTGCGGAGACGCCGCCGCCGATGCGTGGTGGACGCTTGCCGCGCGTGCTGTTCGCCACGCAGGCCTCGACGAAGCCTCCGGTGATCGTGCTGTTCACCACGGGCTTCCTGGAGCACGGGTACCGGCGGTTCCTGGAGCGCAAGCTGCGTGAGGCCTTCGGCTTCCAGGGCTCCCCGGTGCGCATCGCTGTGCGCGTGCGGGAGAAGAAGGGGAAGCGGAAGTAG
- a CDS encoding DUF3375 domain-containing protein has protein sequence MSVEARALSAKRICEESPVVRLLRADNAPIVLAVLGEIFPHGSVQVPASTTYEYMAGAFDVLRNAGFTIRRTPAEYAAEWIKAGWLIRRAGSPSTGETLEPTREGLQALQLVEEVDAGRSTVTASRIQSITTALAQLDRETDPDIETRRASLLRQREAIDRQLEQLDSNVVDVLPQSAARERVQDILNQAAGIPADFARVRQELERLNLDLRRSLLDSDGGRGTVLEQIFEGVDLISQSEAGRSFNGFFEVLVDNETIAYVEHYIDNVAKRVAAELSAQERERFVTLLTTFESEAYSVNSAITSLARNLRHYVASEQFAEDRRLIELIRTARKYASEAVEAADLKAFQKMATPLMRMGMEVRSVGALQLRNPGAEVVEEPLVEYSSGSETLEGLLEAVRESEIDFAELESCVAEVLEEQPEASIADVLERHPATQGLASVVGLIILVRKAAHHAEMEELGEVGMLGGVGEKNTETVSWDEEGTTRRAVIPRLVFVRERRGDERE, from the coding sequence GTGTCAGTGGAGGCCCGCGCGCTTTCGGCGAAGCGCATCTGTGAAGAGTCGCCTGTCGTCCGCCTGCTTCGAGCCGATAACGCCCCGATTGTTCTTGCCGTCCTTGGCGAGATCTTTCCGCATGGCTCCGTCCAGGTTCCTGCCTCCACGACGTACGAGTACATGGCTGGGGCCTTCGACGTGCTTCGCAATGCCGGTTTCACAATTCGCCGCACCCCGGCGGAGTATGCCGCGGAGTGGATCAAAGCCGGGTGGTTAATCCGGAGGGCAGGATCTCCTTCCACCGGCGAGACGTTGGAGCCCACTCGAGAAGGCCTCCAAGCCCTGCAGCTTGTGGAAGAGGTGGACGCTGGGCGATCGACGGTCACGGCCTCACGTATTCAATCCATCACCACGGCGCTGGCCCAGCTGGATCGAGAGACGGACCCGGATATTGAGACTCGGCGAGCCAGCTTGCTGCGCCAGCGCGAGGCAATCGACCGGCAGCTGGAGCAGCTGGACAGCAACGTGGTGGATGTCCTCCCGCAGTCTGCTGCTCGGGAGCGCGTGCAGGACATTCTCAACCAGGCCGCTGGCATCCCCGCGGACTTTGCCCGGGTGCGCCAGGAGCTTGAGCGGCTCAACCTGGATCTCCGCCGCAGCTTGCTTGATAGCGACGGCGGCCGAGGCACCGTGCTGGAGCAGATCTTCGAGGGCGTGGACCTCATTAGCCAATCCGAGGCCGGACGGAGCTTCAATGGCTTTTTCGAGGTGCTGGTGGACAACGAAACCATCGCCTACGTGGAGCACTACATTGACAACGTAGCCAAGCGCGTGGCGGCGGAGCTGAGCGCTCAGGAACGCGAGCGCTTCGTCACCCTCCTCACCACCTTCGAGTCAGAGGCATACTCGGTCAATAGCGCTATCACCTCGCTGGCCCGGAACTTGCGGCACTATGTTGCTAGTGAGCAGTTCGCCGAGGATCGGCGGCTCATCGAACTGATCCGCACCGCACGCAAGTATGCCTCCGAAGCGGTGGAGGCTGCGGATCTCAAAGCGTTTCAGAAGATGGCCACGCCGCTGATGCGTATGGGCATGGAGGTGCGCTCTGTCGGTGCGCTGCAACTTCGCAATCCAGGTGCTGAGGTTGTCGAGGAGCCTCTCGTTGAGTATTCCAGCGGCTCGGAGACGTTGGAGGGCCTGCTGGAAGCGGTGCGCGAGAGCGAGATCGACTTCGCCGAGCTGGAGAGTTGTGTGGCTGAGGTGCTGGAGGAGCAGCCGGAGGCGTCTATCGCAGACGTGCTCGAGCGCCATCCGGCGACACAGGGGTTGGCTAGCGTGGTGGGGCTCATCATTCTTGTCCGAAAGGCAGCGCACCATGCTGAGATGGAAGAGTTGGGTGAGGTGGGGATGCTTGGTGGCGTCGGCGAGAAAAACACCGAGACAGTGAGTTGGGATGAAGAAGGCACAACCCGGCGGGCGGTCATTCCGCGGCTAGTGTTTGTCAGGGAGAGGAGAGGCGATGAGCGAGAGTAA